From Bacteroidota bacterium:
CCGCGACCCCGTGCGTGACAGGCACGTATTCTAACCAACTGAACTACCGAACCATTTGTAAGAACTGCTTCGAAAAGCGAATGCAAAGATATATCTTTTTTATTAAGCAGCAAATATTTTTTAAATAATGTATAATTGCCTCAGCTAACAGTTGCAAATTACTTGATAATTGCTGAATTATTGAATTATTGAATTGTCGAACTGTTCACTATTCCCTGTCACCTATTACTTATTACCTGTTAACCGCTCAGCCGTATTCTTGGGTCAAGGAAACCGTAAATGATATCGGTAAGAATGTTTATCAGCACGAGCAATACCGCAATAACCAACAAGGCGCCCATCACCACCGGGAAATCATATTTATTGAGTCCGTCGACAATCACCACGCCTATTCCCTTCCAGTTAAACACGTATTCAACAAAAACCGCTCCTGCCATCAGTGAAGCGAACCATCCCGAAATAGCCGTCACAACCGGGTTCATCACATTTTTCAGGGCATGTCGTGTTACTACTTTGTAAAACCGCAATCCCTTGGCTCGCGCCGTACGTATGTAGTCCTGCGAAAGTACTTCAAGCATGGAACTGCGCGTAAGCTCCACAATAACCGCCAACGGTCTTATTCCCAGGGTTATGGCCGGGAGTATAATATTCCGAAGGTCGAGATGCTCTCCTTCACCAAAATCGTCAACCGTATAAAGACTACCAAACATGCTCAAATGAGTGTATTCCGATAAGATAAACGCAAATATCCAGGCTATAAGAATCGCGGCAAAAAACGATGGCAGCGACATTCCGAAAACCGACAGCACTGTGGCTGCACGGTCGAACCAACTGTCTTTTTTAATAGCACAGATAATGCCTGTTGTTATTCCTACCAGTGATGCAAACAGCATGGCAATTACAGCAAGCAGCGCCGTTTGCGGAAAGGCCTCAGCGAGAATTTCCGAAACCTTGCGCTTGCCCTGATACGAGCGGCGCAAATAGGGTTCCTTAATTATAATTTCGTGCCGCGACGATATTTTGAAAAGTCGCGCCGATGGACTGTATTTCGTAGAATCATTGTACCAGTAGCTTTTGCTGTCGGCGAAGTTATGCACGGAAATAGGCGAAAGGTCGTTCAAATAATTAAGGTATTGTGTAATCAATGACTTGTCGCGCCCCAGATCGCGGTTTATAGCTTCAATGGAAGCAATATCCGCACGCTGTCCGAGCATCATACGGGCAGGATCAGCAGGTAATACATTAAACAACAAAAAGACAATGGTGATAACCCCGAACATCACGAGCAAACCGTAGAACAGACGTTTGAGGATAAACCTGAACAAAATGATGAATTTTAAATTGTGAATTTTAAATTAAAATATTTTACTGTAAGAGTCCTTTGAACTTCAATTAATCTAAAATTCAACATTTAGAATTTAAAATTATTTTTTAGCTTTCACCTGTTTCAACAACTCTTCATACTTTGGCATGTTGCTTTTGAACTGTTCATAGGTCGGGAAATCATGGTAGTGCCATTTATCAAGCACCACGCCGTTTTTAAGCAACACCAGCCCGGGGTTGGAACGTACCACAGATTTCAATGCGGTCTCGTCAACAGTAAAGAAATCGAAATTGGCTTTATTCTCCAGCCTGAAAATATCGATATCCCTGAACGATGAACCACACAGCCCCACCATGGAGATGCTGTCTTTCCGGCATTGTGCATAAAACTCATTCAGTGCCGGAAATATGCTTTTATCTGCACTGCCCAGATCGTGGCTGATAAATAAGAACTGGTAGTTCGGATTGCCTATAATTTCTGCGTTCCGCTCATTTTTATCTGCATCATCAATCATAAAATCATGAATCGGCGCTTCCTTGTATTCCTGAATTATTTTCTTTTTTTGTTCTACGAAAACAAGCTTTTTGAAAAACACCGTATCCTGCCATGGAAGCGTTTTTGAAGTATATTCGAGCATCTCACCGGTTTCAGTATTTTTATAGATGAGCTTGATTTCGGCTATTTCATTTTGCGGAAGAATCTGTTTGGCAATCACGGCGCCCTTTTTCCAGGGCATGAAATCAATAAGCGGCAGATGATTGTATGAATAATAACCAATTCCGAGCACGATGATTGCGCCCAGTCCAAGAACAGAAAGCTGCACTACATCTGCGAATTTATTAACGAACTTCTTTCGCTGAAAAAATACAATCAGCGTAAGAGCCATCAGCACAATATTCTTATAAAACGTGCCCCAGTTGGTGAGTTTGATGGCGTCTCCAAAACAGCCGCAATCAGAAACAGGATTCTTGATAGCAAGAATAAATGTCAGAACAGTGAAAAAGGTCATAAACAACAGCATCAGCCATGCCGTGACCTTTATCTTTACATTAAACAAAAATGAGAAGCCAAGAATAAATTCACACAGGAAAAGCAGTACGCCCAGAAACAGTGCCATACCGGCAAGACCACTCATACCAAAGGCTTCAAAATACTCCTTAAATTTATACATGGAGCCCATGGGATCAACCGCTTTTACAAAGCCGGAAAAAATGAACGTCAATCCGATAAGAATCCTGCTGAAGTTACGTAAGAATTTCATATAAAATATTTTATGGAAATGGCTATTAGTTTTGAGTTATGAGTTGGGATTAATTACTAATTGTTCATTGTTCATTCTCATCTATCAGTATCAGCGCAAAGGCTGCATAGTTTATCATATCAAAGTAACCGGCTTCCACACCTTCAGAAACACTTGTTACGCCTTTGTTATCTTCAATCTGCTTAATGCGGTGAAGTTTCATCAGTATAATATCATCAATGCTTCCGATACGCATATCGCGCCATGCTTCGCCATAATCATGATTTTTATCTTCCATGAGTTTCTTGGCTTCAGCAACATATTTATCATACAATTTCAGACCTTCATCCATTCCAAGATTTATATCCTCATAATTGTTGAGTTCAATTTGAATCAGGGCCATAACCGAATAATTGAGAATGCCGATAAATTCTCCCTTTACGCCGTCATTTACTTTCTGCGTTCCTTTTTCATCGATGCTTCGGATACGCCTGGCCTTAATCATGATTTGATCGGTAAGTGACGAAGGTCTGAGTACGCGCCATGAACTGCCGTAGTCGCGCATTTTCTTCATGTACAGCTCACGACAGTAGGATGAAACTGCGTCGTATTGCCCGGAGGTGTTTGTCATTATAAAAATAGTTAATTTAGCAATCAGTTTGTTACAGTCAAGCTGTGTGCAAATATAATAATTTAAGATTTATAATGCAGGATTCAAAAAAGACAACAATTAATTGTAAGGGAAGGCTGCTCAATCTTTCCAAACCTTTGGTGATGGGCATTCTGAATATAACGAACGATTCTTTTTATAAAGGCAGCCGTCACCCCCTTGAAGTGCAATGGGAAACCCGCGTAAGCCAGATGCTTTCTGAAGGAGCTGCTATTATAGATATCGGCGCGGTTTCGACAAGACCGGGCTCAGAAGGCCTTTCGCCAAAAGATGAATGCCGCAAATTGAAACCTGCACTGAAAAAACTTACGGACACATTTCCTGATGCCGTGTTTTCGGTTGATACGTATCATGCAGTCGTTGCTGAGTTTGCAGTAGACCATGGTGCGGCACTTATCAACGACATCAGCGGAGGCGATATGGATGAAAACATGTTCGCAACCATAGCCAGACTGAACGTGCCCTACATTTTGATGCATATGCAGGGTACGCCGGAAACCATGCAGATTAATCCGCACTATAACAATATTGTAAAAGAAATCTCTATGTATTTTTCTGTTCGCCTTGAAAAGCTCCGCAGTATGGGAGTGTGCGATATTATTCTGGATCCGGGATTCGGATTTGGCAAAACAGTGGAACATAATTATACATTATTAGATAACTTTGAGTACTTCAGGTTCTTCGATCTTCCAATGATGGCAGGACTTTCACGCAAATCAATGATAAACCGTACCCTCGGCATACAGCCTGATGATGCCTTAAACGGCACTTCGGTACTTAACACCATTGCATTGCTGAAAGGTGCGGATATACTAAGGGTGCACGATGTGAAAGAAGCGGTTGAAACAGTGAAGCTGGTAGAGATGATGGGAAAAACAGTTAATAGGTAATTTGTCAAAAGTCGAAAGTCGAAAGTCGAAAGTCGAAAGTCGAAAGACTTGTAGCATTGAAATATTCACCTCCCTGGAGGGGTTAGGGGTGGGTGGGTTGATTGCAGGTAATTAGGTCGAAGGTCATGAAAAAACTTGCGCTTATTTTCATATTGTGTCTATTAAGCACATTTTCGGAAGCGCAATACTCACAATGGAAATTCCATATTGCATTTGAGGATGCTACCGGCGCAAAAGATACAATATGGGCTATCTGGGATACTCTGGCAACCTCGACTGGTGTAGATACTATTTTTGGAGAAGGACCTGTTCACATGGACTATTCCAAATTTAATGTGTTCATTGGCAATCCTAATAGTGATACAACTAAAGTCTCTGCATTAGATTTTTTAGGATCTCATCAACTTTATGTGTATGCAATCAATTACCAATATCCAATAACAATAAGTTGGGATTCAAGTTTACTCAATGTCTCACTTCCACCACCTGTTGGTTATGTGAATTATGCACGCATTCAGAATGACTATTTCTTCTTAGTAAACAATGACAATTTTATTCAACAGTTTAATATGCGCCTGGATAATCACGTATTAGCGCCACCATATAACTGGGGAAGTCAAACCCAATTCCCAATGGAATTCTATTTAATCCGCGATCCATCAATAGGTTATAATGACCCATTACTAAAAGATAAATATTTGCAGATATTCCCAAATCCATTTGAACAATCAATTAATATTTCATCCTCTGATGAAATATCTTCAATAGAAGTTTTTTCAGCGATTGGCGAACAAATTATAAATAAAGTATTTTTGAATCCAATAATTCTGCACAATTATAATTTGCAATTTGGGGATATTCAACCAGGCGTGTATTTTATTAAATTCACAAACGACAAAAAACAGCTTGCTTATGAAAAAGTCATTAAATTGCATTAGGTAAAAGGTAATATGTCGAAAGTGGAACAAGTGCGGGACGGAACTTTTCGACTTTTGACTTACGACTTTTGACTTTTCGACTTTTGACTTTTGACTTTCGACTTTCGACTTTTTGACTTTTGACTTTCGACTTTTTGACTTTTGACTTTTGCCTAAATATAACGTTATGAAAAAACAATTATTCATTTTAGTGATGACGCTTGTAATAAACGTTAACCTGAATGGTCAGGTTCCGAAAATCAAGTGGTGGTACGATTTAAAAGATGTGTCATTTGGAAATGCCGCCTCTGCCGATCTTGACAAGGACGGGAAACCGGAAATTGTTTTCAGCACATACCGCAACGACAGTTCGCTGTACTGCCTCAATGCCGAAGACGGCTCGCTGCTGTGGAAATTCAATACCGGTGGCTGTAACGATGTAGCGCCTACTATTTATGATGTGAACAATGATGATACACTTGAGGTTATTTTACCATCGAGTTGTGTAGCGAAAACATTTTGTTTCAACGGTGTTACCGGTCGAAAAATATGGGAAGCCATGAGCAACGGAAGCGACTCCCCTCCTACTCTTGGTGATCTGGACAACGACGGCAAAATGGAAATTCTGCATGGTGAATTTGGCGGAACAGTCCGTTGCCTGAATGCCGAAAACGGCAGCCTTAATTATGCCTTTGACGTTGACCCCAATAGTTGGATACAAACCGAACCTGTCATTCTGGATCTTGACGGCAACGGACAGCTGGATTTCTTTGTAGCGAACTGGTCGTTTGGAACGAACGACGCATTTTTCGCATACCGTGGCGACGATCATTCATTGCTGTGGGAACAGCATTACCCGAAAGATGTAATGTATCACGGCGCCTCCTTCGGCGACCTCGACCATGACGGAAAGCCTGAACTGGCAATAGGTTCATACGACGGCTGGTTGTATGTAATGAATGGTGAAGACGGCAGCTTACTCTTGAAAGATAGTATTCCCGTTTACGGCGGCTATATCGGTTCGCCTACATCCATGGGCGATATAGACGGTGATGGAGAAATGGAAATTGTAGTGACCAGTGCCCATATGGTAGCCGCAGTATCATTGACAGATTCCATTGAATGGACATACAGTATGC
This genomic window contains:
- a CDS encoding DUF1599 domain-containing protein; its protein translation is MTNTSGQYDAVSSYCRELYMKKMRDYGSSWRVLRPSSLTDQIMIKARRIRSIDEKGTQKVNDGVKGEFIGILNYSVMALIQIELNNYEDINLGMDEGLKLYDKYVAEAKKLMEDKNHDYGEAWRDMRIGSIDDIILMKLHRIKQIEDNKGVTSVSEGVEAGYFDMINYAAFALILIDENEQ
- a CDS encoding ABC transporter permease, producing the protein MFRFILKRLFYGLLVMFGVITIVFLLFNVLPADPARMMLGQRADIASIEAINRDLGRDKSLITQYLNYLNDLSPISVHNFADSKSYWYNDSTKYSPSARLFKISSRHEIIIKEPYLRRSYQGKRKVSEILAEAFPQTALLAVIAMLFASLVGITTGIICAIKKDSWFDRAATVLSVFGMSLPSFFAAILIAWIFAFILSEYTHLSMFGSLYTVDDFGEGEHLDLRNIILPAITLGIRPLAVIVELTRSSMLEVLSQDYIRTARAKGLRFYKVVTRHALKNVMNPVVTAISGWFASLMAGAVFVEYVFNWKGIGVVIVDGLNKYDFPVVMGALLVIAVLLVLINILTDIIYGFLDPRIRLSG
- a CDS encoding BT_3928 family protein; translated protein: MKFLRNFSRILIGLTFIFSGFVKAVDPMGSMYKFKEYFEAFGMSGLAGMALFLGVLLFLCEFILGFSFLFNVKIKVTAWLMLLFMTFFTVLTFILAIKNPVSDCGCFGDAIKLTNWGTFYKNIVLMALTLIVFFQRKKFVNKFADVVQLSVLGLGAIIVLGIGYYSYNHLPLIDFMPWKKGAVIAKQILPQNEIAEIKLIYKNTETGEMLEYTSKTLPWQDTVFFKKLVFVEQKKKIIQEYKEAPIHDFMIDDADKNERNAEIIGNPNYQFLFISHDLGSADKSIFPALNEFYAQCRKDSISMVGLCGSSFRDIDIFRLENKANFDFFTVDETALKSVVRSNPGLVLLKNGVVLDKWHYHDFPTYEQFKSNMPKYEELLKQVKAKK
- a CDS encoding FG-GAP-like repeat-containing protein, encoding MKKQLFILVMTLVINVNLNGQVPKIKWWYDLKDVSFGNAASADLDKDGKPEIVFSTYRNDSSLYCLNAEDGSLLWKFNTGGCNDVAPTIYDVNNDDTLEVILPSSCVAKTFCFNGVTGRKIWEAMSNGSDSPPTLGDLDNDGKMEILHGEFGGTVRCLNAENGSLNYAFDVDPNSWIQTEPVILDLDGNGQLDFFVANWSFGTNDAFFAYRGDDHSLLWEQHYPKDVMYHGASFGDLDHDGKPELAIGSYDGWLYVMNGEDGSLLLKDSIPVYGGYIGSPTSMGDIDGDGEMEIVVTSAHMVAAVSLTDSIEWTYSMPGFGHSFRGAALSDLDGDSLLDVGVGIMAKYQLVA
- the folP gene encoding dihydropteroate synthase translates to MQDSKKTTINCKGRLLNLSKPLVMGILNITNDSFYKGSRHPLEVQWETRVSQMLSEGAAIIDIGAVSTRPGSEGLSPKDECRKLKPALKKLTDTFPDAVFSVDTYHAVVAEFAVDHGAALINDISGGDMDENMFATIARLNVPYILMHMQGTPETMQINPHYNNIVKEISMYFSVRLEKLRSMGVCDIILDPGFGFGKTVEHNYTLLDNFEYFRFFDLPMMAGLSRKSMINRTLGIQPDDALNGTSVLNTIALLKGADILRVHDVKEAVETVKLVEMMGKTVNR
- a CDS encoding T9SS type A sorting domain-containing protein: MKKLALIFILCLLSTFSEAQYSQWKFHIAFEDATGAKDTIWAIWDTLATSTGVDTIFGEGPVHMDYSKFNVFIGNPNSDTTKVSALDFLGSHQLYVYAINYQYPITISWDSSLLNVSLPPPVGYVNYARIQNDYFFLVNNDNFIQQFNMRLDNHVLAPPYNWGSQTQFPMEFYLIRDPSIGYNDPLLKDKYLQIFPNPFEQSINISSSDEISSIEVFSAIGEQIINKVFLNPIILHNYNLQFGDIQPGVYFIKFTNDKKQLAYEKVIKLH